A genomic stretch from Candidatus Angelobacter sp. includes:
- a CDS encoding FGGY-family carbohydrate kinase codes for LRPGTPVVAGAGDQAAGAVGMGITRAGVVSATIGTSGVVFAATDRPSLDPKGRLHTFCHAIPGRWHVMGVTQSAGLSLRWFRDRFGAGPDDGRDPYERLSAEAATVPAGSEGAFWAPYLMGERTPHLDPFARAAFVGLSASHTRAHLIRAVLEGVTYSLKDTFTIFDEIHVPVERIRLGGGGARSPLWQQIQADVYAHEVEILKAEEGAAYGAAILAGVGSGCWKSVDEACDAAVRVAKVVGPIRETSAVMQRGYQTYRRIYPALHSIFAENKSSSAN; via the coding sequence TCTTCGCCCCGGAACTCCCGTTGTCGCTGGCGCTGGCGACCAAGCTGCCGGTGCGGTCGGCATGGGCATCACGCGCGCCGGAGTCGTCAGCGCGACTATCGGAACTTCCGGCGTCGTTTTTGCTGCTACTGATCGCCCTTCGCTCGATCCCAAAGGCCGCTTGCACACCTTCTGCCACGCCATCCCCGGTCGCTGGCACGTCATGGGCGTCACGCAATCCGCAGGCCTCTCGCTACGCTGGTTCCGCGATCGTTTTGGCGCCGGACCTGACGACGGCCGCGATCCTTATGAACGACTCTCCGCGGAGGCCGCCACTGTTCCAGCGGGCTCCGAGGGAGCCTTTTGGGCGCCCTACTTGATGGGCGAGCGCACGCCGCATCTCGATCCTTTCGCGCGTGCCGCCTTTGTCGGCCTGTCGGCATCTCATACGCGCGCGCACCTTATCCGCGCAGTCCTCGAAGGCGTAACCTACAGCCTGAAAGACACCTTCACGATCTTCGACGAGATCCATGTTCCCGTTGAACGGATCCGCCTCGGCGGTGGAGGCGCTCGCTCGCCGCTCTGGCAGCAAATCCAGGCGGATGTTTACGCACACGAGGTTGAAATCTTAAAAGCGGAAGAAGGCGCGGCCTATGGCGCCGCGATTCTTGCAGGCGTGGGCTCAGGATGCTGGAAAAGTGTGGATGAGGCGTGCGACGCCGCCGTGCGTGTCGCGAAAGTCGTCGGCCCGATCCGCGAAACCAGCGCCGTTATGCAGCGCGGCTATCAAACTTATCGCCGGATTTATCCGGCCTTGCATTCCATCTTCGCCGAAAACAAATCTTCTTCCGCAAACTGA